The DNA segment CAAAAACTCAGGTAACTGCAGAAAGACTTGAATCTATTAACCCTTCCATAGAGGTTGAAGCTTTTAACGAGGAACTGAATGATAAAAACGTTTTAAAAATCTTAAAAGGGAGCCAGATCGTGATTGACGCTCTGGACAACCTTTTAACCCGTATTATTGTGAGCAGGTGTAGTGAAAAGTTGGATATTCCCTTTATCCACGGAGCCATCCATGGTACCATGGGCCAGGTTACTGTTTTTAACCGTTCCACACCATCTTATGAAGAATTATTTAAATTACCCTCACAGGGAGAAGAATTAACCAGTGAAATCATTTCAAAGGTTTCCAGCCTCAGTAAAGAAGTTCCACCAGTAATCGGACCAGTGCCCAATATAGTGGGGTGTCTCCAGGCCTTTGAAGC comes from the Methanobacterium sp. genome and includes:
- a CDS encoding HesA/MoeB/ThiF family protein, encoding MPAESEYDVKNYWEMLDRQKGIISENEQLNLLNSRITIIGCGGIGGATTEMLARMGVGKLRIVDKDVFEISNINRQLMSNLKSVGMPKTQVTAERLESINPSIEVEAFNEELNDKNVLKILKGSQIVIDALDNLLTRIIVSRCSEKLDIPFIHGAIHGTMGQVTVFNRSTPSYEELFKLPSQGEELTSEIISKVSSLSKEVPPVIGPVPNIVGCLQAFEAIKIITGKGTPIIAPRVLMFDLMKEEAFSVVRF